In the genome of Thermosphaera aggregans DSM 11486, one region contains:
- a CDS encoding nitroreductase family protein: protein MSEHCFEPLLKRRSIRVFKDEEVPIDLVLKAIDVARYAPSAGNRQPWRFIVIRDRSRIEALAKILKHPRPLLNAKTAVLVLANKDESPVSYMVDASLAAMYFWLALHCTGLGAVWIQTLRNVEEILEFVGAPSNYVPIGLFAIGWPGEQPVAKERKHLSEIVFLERFGEALKQ, encoded by the coding sequence TTGAGCGAACACTGTTTCGAGCCGCTTCTGAAGAGGCGTAGCATAAGGGTTTTCAAGGATGAGGAAGTACCGATAGACCTGGTGTTGAAAGCTATAGACGTTGCAAGGTATGCCCCAAGCGCCGGTAATAGGCAACCATGGAGGTTCATAGTAATACGCGACCGCTCCAGGATTGAAGCCCTTGCGAAAATCCTCAAACACCCGAGGCCCCTTCTCAACGCGAAGACAGCAGTGCTCGTCTTGGCGAATAAGGATGAATCACCCGTTTCATACATGGTGGACGCATCGCTGGCTGCAATGTACTTCTGGCTCGCCCTCCACTGCACAGGGCTCGGAGCCGTCTGGATCCAGACGTTGAGAAACGTGGAGGAGATCCTAGAGTTCGTGGGCGCTCCCAGCAACTATGTCCCAATAGGATTGTTCGCGATAGGCTGGCCCGGCGAGCAACCCGTTGCGAAGGAGAGGAAGCATCTTAGCGAAATAGTGTTTCTCGAACGCTTCGGAGAAGCCTTGAAGCAGTAA
- a CDS encoding DNA double-strand break repair nuclease NurA produces the protein MKEYLLELALRRKDKIVRAIQQLSNEEYRVMAEENWVEYTPSPNPPESVAAVDGSSLILELRDASLYGVKAYALTRHGSTVRHKYLGDVGVVTVANAPGFARAFREICETKTALSSSSRLLIVDGSIISLLINPEPLTRIGIKRGLQAAEELAGLDVTVSLFDKLLEQAGELEKEDLYYGEPFISRLILEEALTGGGRDAGKTGSDPEAAYAFIVFIEKLLSLRLLLEKFMSGGRRLAYVSKRSRSKEYLRRLRGTGDGGFFKGRVSGPTDMAVFSNYTRTAGFSEPLIVEEVETIKDLPSEGVLRRLVRDYFENIGIILTYVRLAQDGPVLKLEIPFDKSSRVSAARAREVVKEVMDMLAGESHNGYPYPLIQVDKLVKVTRQDLTQIAFSLGILPSLTGREVLGEWYVELD, from the coding sequence TTGAAGGAGTACCTGTTAGAGCTCGCATTGAGGAGGAAGGATAAGATAGTCCGGGCCATCCAGCAGTTGAGCAACGAGGAGTACAGGGTGATGGCTGAGGAGAACTGGGTGGAGTACACCCCCAGCCCCAACCCTCCAGAATCCGTAGCAGCCGTAGACGGGAGCTCCCTGATACTCGAGCTACGCGACGCCAGCCTCTACGGTGTGAAAGCATACGCTCTAACCAGGCACGGGTCAACGGTTAGGCACAAGTACCTGGGGGATGTAGGAGTTGTTACAGTCGCGAACGCGCCCGGTTTCGCCAGGGCCTTCAGAGAAATATGCGAGACCAAGACAGCACTATCCTCCAGCAGCAGGCTACTGATTGTGGACGGCAGCATAATATCCCTCCTCATAAACCCGGAGCCCCTGACGAGAATAGGTATTAAGAGAGGGCTCCAGGCAGCCGAGGAGCTGGCAGGCCTCGACGTGACGGTGAGCCTTTTCGACAAGCTCCTGGAGCAGGCTGGGGAGCTGGAGAAGGAGGACCTGTACTACGGCGAGCCCTTCATCTCCAGGCTAATCCTCGAGGAAGCGTTAACCGGCGGGGGGCGTGATGCTGGTAAAACCGGTAGCGACCCCGAGGCAGCTTACGCCTTCATAGTCTTCATCGAGAAGCTTCTCTCGCTAAGGCTCCTCCTCGAAAAGTTCATGAGCGGGGGCCGGCGGCTCGCCTACGTCTCCAAGAGGAGCAGGAGCAAGGAGTATTTAAGAAGGCTCCGGGGCACAGGGGATGGAGGGTTTTTCAAAGGCAGGGTTTCAGGGCCCACTGACATGGCGGTTTTCAGCAACTACACCCGTACAGCAGGGTTCTCGGAGCCGTTGATCGTTGAGGAGGTTGAGACTATTAAAGACCTCCCATCGGAAGGAGTGTTGAGAAGGCTTGTAAGAGACTATTTTGAAAACATAGGCATAATCCTCACCTACGTCAGGCTCGCCCAGGACGGCCCCGTGCTCAAGCTTGAAATACCCTTCGACAAGTCCTCAAGGGTTTCAGCGGCCAGAGCCCGCGAAGTAGTCAAGGAGGTAATGGACATGCTCGCGGGGGAGTCCCACAACGGCTACCCCTACCCGCTCATACAGGTCGACAAGCTCGTCAAAGTGACCAGGCAGGATTTAACCCAGATTGCTTTTTCACTCGGAATACTCCCCTCTTTAACCGGGAGGGAGGTATTGGGTGAGTGGTATGTCGAGCTCGACTAA
- a CDS encoding zinc finger SWIM domain-containing protein, with product MDVRDTAKYLETITPDSPEAKSIIGEVYEKRFVEISCKQGSMDAHIWVYTGPRGDYLLVPRSFCSCKDFMIRTASTKKTPACKHLIGLELAVKLGKKRSVSLSADECVRVVFEILEKNVSPTLRKALYTLQE from the coding sequence TTGGATGTAAGGGATACCGCTAAATACTTGGAAACAATTACCCCGGACAGCCCGGAGGCTAAGAGCATCATAGGCGAGGTCTACGAGAAAAGGTTTGTTGAAATATCGTGTAAGCAGGGCTCAATGGATGCGCACATATGGGTTTACACAGGCCCGAGAGGGGACTACCTCCTGGTTCCGAGAAGCTTCTGCAGTTGCAAGGACTTCATGATCAGGACGGCGTCAACCAAGAAGACTCCTGCCTGCAAGCATTTGATCGGGCTTGAGCTGGCTGTCAAGCTGGGCAAGAAGAGGAGTGTTTCCCTCAGCGCTGACGAATGCGTAAGGGTTGTCTTCGAAATACTTGAGAAGAACGTGTCGCCTACTCTGAGGAAAGCATTATATACTTTACAGGAGTGA
- a CDS encoding geranylgeranylglyceryl/heptaprenylglyceryl phosphate synthase, which produces MGRVHEYITGKIARGEKLHFTLVDPDKPFTREGLEKTAKLMAEAGTDAFLIGGSIGVTPEEAGEAAGVLKETGLPVIVFPGNINCLTPRADAVLFMVLMNSNEPYYLMMAQVAAAPLVKKYGLEPLPTGYIVVYPDTAVSHMGRVQPIPVGKPEVVLAYALAGEMMGFKYIYLEAGSGSQQTVPPSFPAIVKKYTGLVTIVGGGIRSPEQAREMVKSGADVIVTGTIVEKDPELAVKIVKAVKSPQ; this is translated from the coding sequence GTGGGGAGGGTTCATGAATACATTACCGGTAAGATAGCGAGAGGTGAGAAGCTCCACTTCACCCTGGTAGACCCCGACAAGCCCTTCACCAGGGAGGGTCTCGAGAAAACAGCTAAGCTCATGGCTGAAGCGGGCACGGACGCCTTCCTTATAGGAGGGAGCATAGGCGTAACCCCTGAGGAGGCGGGGGAGGCAGCAGGGGTTTTAAAGGAGACAGGGCTACCTGTGATAGTCTTCCCGGGCAACATTAACTGTTTAACCCCCCGCGCTGACGCAGTATTGTTCATGGTTTTAATGAACTCTAACGAACCATACTACCTCATGATGGCACAGGTTGCCGCAGCACCCCTTGTCAAGAAGTATGGGCTTGAACCGCTTCCAACAGGCTACATAGTAGTATACCCCGACACCGCGGTGTCCCACATGGGCAGGGTTCAACCAATACCTGTGGGGAAGCCCGAGGTGGTTCTAGCCTATGCTCTGGCGGGCGAGATGATGGGGTTCAAGTACATATATCTTGAAGCGGGAAGCGGGTCGCAGCAGACTGTTCCTCCATCATTCCCGGCTATTGTTAAGAAGTACACGGGCTTGGTAACTATCGTCGGGGGAGGCATAAGATCCCCGGAGCAGGCGAGGGAAATGGTGAAATCGGGCGCGGACGTGATAGTGACCGGCACCATTGTTGAGAAAGACCCGGAGTTAGCGGTTAAGATTGTGAAGGCTGTGAAATCCCCGCAGTAA
- a CDS encoding AAA family ATPase: METPTLILHKITLEGFLSHGETSIVFEKGVNTIVGPNGAGKSSILEAIYYALTGDGWRIRRKEDLVNLTRRSARVELEFSHEGRKYQVERQIPSGKAVLREARMDRGEASWRVIADRATDVDKKLAEILGIDPSKLDGVVLVNQGELTKLFATLTPSERKEIIDKLLGLDLYEKIGEKLRDSCIQTSTPYQICPGAHTARTAENIREQVLRKHRELLEKIKEYAQRKNELEKTIQDAWRRIREEKLEEKALELEKARAEKESLSNKLSEISAKASSLRENRQALLSKIGEYEKRLGKIKQEISEKTRLVEILAFKEQVNSLIKIHEDEKSKREILRAKTSQLNALENFRKKLEELRAKHGSLERLEEAVRSLESEVGKTREQLKALSQELGKVEGQEHRLRNEIQELQERIRSIVRERQLASIEPLIAEGSVDKIEALLRKTEEELSSLGLELEKAAREEASRQALKQQVEKSIELLETSPQPECPVCKRPLEGSRKEEILADYRKHLAELEKELRELESKIAALKTRHSQASAEAEALKQVAEALKEVAGRKAELEELGKRRRQVRENAEQLSARVEKLEESLKEHRSDLANWKSLAASFDENVYSRLRTEVEGLSKELEELSSELTRLSAELSARLGITAGSREELVGKLREELEKAAKAELALASLNAEKEKLEADIRDYRKQAEELGKRIEELEKARGEIQERLERAEKNLRELEEAGRRLEELRKAIEVGTEHVKLYAGELERVEKELEDLRSQVKEINRAIRKAMIINYLREKIFHKDGVPRYLRKYYVDVISKMMEGWSDAFNLGFESIRLDENYELRVVLARARERPLGVSQLSGGEKVAISILGLLALHQIVTKGRIGFLALDEPTEYLDEERRRELIELLKMFKGGEGIPQLIVVTHDSEVRDAADVTYVVRKDENTGYSRVEREEA, encoded by the coding sequence TTCCTCAGCCACGGTGAAACCAGCATAGTCTTCGAGAAAGGAGTCAACACCATAGTCGGCCCCAACGGAGCCGGCAAGTCAAGCATCCTCGAAGCAATATACTACGCTCTAACAGGCGACGGCTGGAGGATCAGGAGGAAGGAAGACCTCGTAAACCTAACACGCCGAAGCGCAAGAGTAGAGCTGGAGTTCAGCCACGAGGGGAGAAAATACCAGGTTGAGAGGCAAATCCCCAGTGGAAAAGCCGTCTTGAGAGAAGCCAGGATGGACAGGGGGGAAGCCTCCTGGAGAGTGATAGCGGACAGGGCGACAGACGTGGACAAGAAACTAGCCGAAATACTCGGCATAGACCCGTCAAAACTAGACGGAGTCGTACTGGTAAACCAGGGAGAGCTGACAAAACTCTTCGCAACCCTCACCCCATCCGAGAGGAAGGAGATCATCGACAAGCTACTAGGCCTAGACCTGTACGAGAAAATAGGCGAGAAACTCCGAGACAGCTGCATACAAACCAGCACCCCCTACCAGATCTGCCCCGGAGCCCACACGGCGAGAACAGCCGAGAACATCCGCGAACAAGTACTGAGAAAGCACAGGGAGCTCCTCGAAAAAATAAAGGAATACGCCCAGAGGAAAAACGAGCTCGAGAAAACCATACAGGACGCGTGGAGAAGAATAAGGGAGGAGAAGCTCGAGGAGAAAGCCCTGGAGCTGGAGAAGGCGAGGGCCGAGAAGGAGTCACTGAGCAACAAGCTGTCGGAAATCAGCGCGAAAGCATCCAGCCTCAGGGAGAACAGGCAAGCCCTCCTCTCGAAGATAGGGGAGTATGAGAAGAGGCTGGGAAAGATTAAGCAGGAAATAAGCGAGAAAACCAGGCTGGTTGAAATCCTAGCCTTCAAGGAACAAGTAAACAGCCTGATCAAGATCCATGAGGATGAGAAGAGCAAGAGGGAAATCCTCAGAGCGAAGACAAGCCAGCTCAACGCCCTCGAAAACTTTAGGAAAAAGCTTGAGGAACTAAGGGCGAAGCATGGGTCCCTGGAGAGGCTGGAGGAAGCGGTCAGAAGCCTCGAGAGCGAGGTGGGCAAAACCCGCGAGCAGCTCAAGGCCTTAAGCCAGGAGCTCGGGAAGGTGGAGGGGCAGGAGCACAGGCTTAGAAACGAGATCCAGGAGCTCCAGGAGAGAATAAGGAGCATTGTAAGGGAGAGGCAGCTTGCGAGCATAGAGCCCTTAATAGCCGAGGGAAGCGTCGACAAGATTGAAGCACTGCTAAGGAAGACCGAGGAGGAGCTAAGCAGCCTCGGGCTTGAGCTGGAGAAAGCGGCAAGGGAGGAGGCGAGCAGGCAAGCCCTCAAGCAACAGGTTGAGAAAAGCATAGAGCTTCTTGAAACCAGCCCCCAGCCAGAATGCCCCGTCTGCAAGAGACCCCTAGAGGGCAGCAGAAAGGAGGAGATACTTGCTGATTACAGGAAACACCTCGCAGAGCTCGAAAAGGAGTTGCGGGAGCTGGAGTCTAAGATAGCAGCGCTGAAGACAAGGCACTCCCAGGCCAGCGCCGAGGCAGAGGCGTTGAAACAGGTTGCTGAAGCATTGAAGGAGGTAGCGGGGAGAAAGGCCGAGCTCGAGGAGCTGGGGAAGAGGAGGAGGCAGGTCAGGGAGAACGCTGAGCAACTCTCGGCAAGGGTTGAAAAGCTCGAAGAATCCTTGAAGGAGCATAGGAGCGACCTGGCCAACTGGAAAAGCCTCGCGGCAAGCTTCGATGAAAACGTGTACAGCCGGCTGAGAACGGAGGTCGAGGGCTTAAGCAAGGAGCTGGAGGAGTTGAGCAGCGAGCTCACCCGTTTATCAGCAGAGCTCTCCGCGAGGCTGGGGATTACGGCGGGGAGCCGTGAGGAACTGGTTGGAAAACTGCGGGAAGAGCTTGAAAAAGCAGCCAAGGCAGAGCTAGCCCTGGCCAGCCTGAACGCTGAGAAGGAGAAGCTGGAGGCAGATATAAGAGACTACAGGAAGCAGGCCGAGGAGCTTGGGAAGCGGATCGAAGAGCTCGAGAAAGCCCGGGGCGAGATCCAGGAGAGGCTGGAGAGAGCTGAGAAAAACCTCAGGGAGCTCGAGGAGGCGGGCAGGAGGCTTGAAGAGTTGAGGAAGGCCATCGAAGTGGGCACGGAGCACGTTAAACTCTACGCGGGCGAGCTGGAAAGAGTTGAGAAAGAGCTTGAAGACCTGAGGAGCCAGGTTAAGGAGATCAATAGAGCGATAAGGAAAGCCATGATAATCAACTACCTGAGGGAGAAAATATTCCACAAGGACGGCGTTCCCAGGTATCTCAGAAAATACTATGTCGACGTGATCTCGAAGATGATGGAGGGCTGGAGCGACGCGTTCAACCTCGGCTTCGAATCAATAAGGCTTGACGAAAACTACGAGTTGCGAGTAGTATTAGCCAGGGCGAGGGAGAGACCCCTAGGGGTCTCCCAGTTAAGCGGCGGCGAGAAAGTAGCCATAAGCATACTAGGCCTCCTCGCACTCCACCAGATAGTTACAAAGGGCAGGATAGGCTTCCTAGCCCTTGACGAGCCCACTGAGTACTTGGACGAGGAGAGGAGGCGCGAGCTGATCGAGCTGTTGAAAATGTTCAAAGGCGGTGAGGGAATTCCGCAGCTAATAGTGGTGACACACGACAGCGAGGTCAGGGACGCGGCCGACGTAACATACGTGGTGAGAAAGGATGAGAACACAGGGTATTCGAGAGTAGAGAGGGAGGAGGCTTGA
- the mtnA gene encoding S-methyl-5-thioribose-1-phosphate isomerase: MNIPYPVKIRAVWWDESSRRTCWINTLKLPHSEEVECSNDPARVAKAIIDLEIRGAPAIGVAAALAVASYAWTLTGRPREEFYSKALEAVSTLWSTRPTAHNLFHALSRVREKLLASMNAGATPLEAAEAVTAEALRIMEEDIFSNYLIGEHGSQLVPDNASILTHCNAGALATSALGTAEAVMRIAWYKGKKIRVYATETRPVLQGARLTVWELMKEGIPVTLITDNTAGFLIRKGMIDLVIVGADRITREGYVVNKIGTYMIALAAKRNNIPFYVAAPTSTIDLNSRIEDVVIEERNPAEVKYVMGKLITLEEAPALNYAFDITDPDLVTAIITEKGIVKPPYPENLKKIVESKPR; this comes from the coding sequence ATGAACATACCATACCCTGTCAAGATCAGAGCGGTCTGGTGGGATGAATCCTCGAGGAGGACATGCTGGATAAACACTTTAAAACTACCCCACTCGGAAGAGGTGGAGTGTAGCAACGACCCGGCAAGGGTTGCGAAAGCCATCATAGACCTCGAGATAAGAGGAGCCCCGGCAATAGGTGTTGCGGCAGCCCTGGCAGTAGCATCCTACGCCTGGACCTTGACGGGCAGGCCCAGGGAGGAGTTCTATTCCAAAGCCCTTGAAGCGGTCTCAACACTCTGGTCCACGAGGCCCACGGCCCACAACCTGTTCCACGCGCTATCCAGGGTGAGGGAGAAGTTGCTTGCGAGCATGAACGCTGGGGCAACCCCGCTCGAGGCCGCGGAAGCCGTGACAGCGGAGGCTTTAAGGATAATGGAGGAGGACATATTCTCCAACTACTTAATCGGTGAGCACGGCTCCCAGCTGGTTCCCGACAACGCTTCAATACTGACACACTGCAACGCGGGAGCCCTGGCAACCTCAGCCCTGGGAACAGCCGAGGCCGTTATGAGGATAGCGTGGTATAAGGGGAAGAAGATAAGAGTGTACGCGACCGAGACAAGGCCAGTCCTCCAAGGGGCGAGGCTAACGGTTTGGGAGCTAATGAAGGAGGGCATACCTGTGACCTTGATCACCGATAACACAGCGGGCTTTCTGATCAGGAAGGGCATGATAGACCTCGTAATAGTCGGCGCCGACAGGATCACCAGGGAGGGGTATGTCGTAAACAAGATAGGGACGTACATGATAGCCTTAGCCGCTAAGAGGAACAACATACCATTCTACGTCGCAGCCCCGACAAGCACGATAGACTTGAACAGCAGAATAGAGGACGTGGTTATAGAGGAGAGGAACCCTGCCGAGGTGAAGTACGTGATGGGGAAGCTGATAACTCTCGAGGAAGCCCCAGCCTTAAACTACGCCTTCGACATAACAGACCCAGACCTCGTAACAGCCATCATAACTGAGAAAGGAATCGTCAAGCCGCCCTACCCGGAAAACCTTAAGAAGATCGTTGAGTCCAAGCCTCGCTGA
- a CDS encoding endonuclease, which yields MEQGVVIEFDKGSCNGVVREKGVVDELDSKWFGRRSGDELVLSLVETAYLLLGGRATVRVDGESVSDLHGLVSLRHECFAEFFWPMLTVYKDLRDRGRRVRPLGGNSFLVKDKHGDVRIVYVLEEKALESTDSLVKYVEAARSNSLQAVFAIVSLQGDLTYYEVSRISPVVG from the coding sequence TTGGAGCAGGGGGTTGTGATAGAGTTTGACAAGGGCTCGTGCAACGGGGTTGTCAGGGAGAAGGGGGTTGTCGACGAGCTCGACAGCAAGTGGTTTGGGAGAAGGAGCGGTGACGAGCTGGTTCTCAGCCTCGTTGAAACAGCATACCTTCTCCTAGGGGGAAGGGCTACCGTGAGGGTTGACGGCGAGTCCGTCTCAGACCTCCACGGCCTCGTCAGCCTGCGCCACGAATGCTTCGCAGAATTCTTCTGGCCCATGCTCACTGTTTACAAGGATTTGAGGGATAGGGGGAGGAGGGTTAGGCCCCTGGGGGGTAACAGCTTCCTAGTTAAGGATAAGCACGGCGATGTGAGAATCGTCTACGTGTTGGAGGAGAAGGCGTTGGAGAGTACTGACAGCCTTGTCAAGTATGTTGAGGCTGCCAGGAGTAACTCGCTCCAAGCAGTCTTCGCCATCGTCAGCCTCCAGGGTGACTTAACATATTACGAGGTTTCAAGGATTAGTCCCGTGGTGGGTTAG
- the hisS gene encoding histidine--tRNA ligase produces the protein MVSDILNPPRGMRDLTGVEAWVHEYLVNTFKKTAVSTGFEPIVTPTVEYFKLFEAKSGEEVKNSMYVFQDKAGRLLALRPEVTASVVRAYLKGLRSEPKPLRLYYVAQCFRYEEPQHARYREFWQAGLEVIGDPDVNADLSAAFTASFFLDEIGVGHEYVVGSVAVHRGLMKGLGIPEEAQDHVLHLIDKGLVDRALEEASKHSSKGDAGLLKDLLNTPLEKLEGFINDSKELLGGDYERVLKEHERLLEFTEALRSLGYRVEYSPSLVRGLAYYTGLIFEYKTKTLGVSIGGGGRYDGLTMVYGGVFEHSTGLALGLDRIALVLQGVKTPVGGGGVAVILSSKVPVSHGYRVAGALVKAGFKATVYRSPGFSKPLGHAARKGYSRAVIIGEKEFNEGSATVKNLETGAQATIKLQELLENPARHLS, from the coding sequence ATGGTCTCCGATATTCTCAACCCTCCGCGCGGAATGAGGGATTTAACAGGGGTTGAGGCCTGGGTTCACGAGTACTTGGTGAATACTTTCAAGAAGACAGCTGTTTCAACAGGCTTCGAACCCATTGTCACCCCGACCGTGGAGTACTTCAAGCTTTTCGAGGCTAAGAGCGGCGAGGAGGTTAAGAACTCGATGTATGTTTTCCAGGATAAGGCTGGGAGGCTTCTAGCGCTGAGGCCTGAGGTGACGGCTAGCGTGGTCAGGGCTTACTTGAAAGGCTTGAGGAGTGAGCCGAAGCCCTTAAGGCTCTACTATGTCGCGCAGTGCTTCAGGTATGAGGAGCCCCAGCACGCGAGGTATAGGGAGTTCTGGCAGGCAGGCCTCGAAGTAATAGGTGACCCGGACGTTAACGCTGACTTATCGGCAGCCTTCACCGCCAGCTTCTTCCTCGACGAGATCGGTGTTGGACACGAGTATGTCGTGGGCAGCGTGGCTGTTCACAGAGGGTTGATGAAGGGTTTAGGGATCCCCGAGGAAGCACAGGACCACGTGCTCCACTTGATAGACAAGGGCCTGGTTGACAGGGCGTTGGAGGAGGCTTCGAAACACTCGAGCAAGGGGGATGCGGGGCTTCTCAAAGACCTCTTGAACACTCCGCTTGAAAAGCTGGAGGGCTTCATAAACGATTCCAAGGAGTTGCTGGGAGGGGATTACGAGAGGGTTTTGAAAGAGCATGAGAGGCTTTTAGAGTTCACGGAAGCGTTGAGGAGCCTGGGCTACAGGGTTGAGTACAGCCCCTCCCTTGTCCGGGGGCTAGCATACTACACGGGCCTTATTTTCGAGTACAAGACTAAGACGCTGGGGGTCAGCATAGGGGGAGGGGGCAGGTATGACGGCTTAACCATGGTTTACGGGGGTGTTTTCGAGCACTCCACGGGGCTGGCGCTGGGCCTGGACAGGATAGCCCTGGTGCTACAAGGGGTTAAAACGCCCGTGGGCGGGGGCGGTGTCGCCGTAATCTTGTCGAGCAAGGTACCCGTGTCCCACGGCTACAGGGTTGCGGGAGCCCTGGTTAAAGCAGGGTTTAAAGCAACTGTTTACCGGTCGCCCGGCTTCTCCAAGCCGCTGGGGCATGCCGCTAGGAAAGGCTACTCTAGAGCGGTGATCATAGGGGAGAAGGAGTTCAACGAGGGCTCGGCCACTGTGAAAAACCTGGAAACAGGGGCTCAGGCAACGATCAAGCTTCAGGAACTCCTTGAGAACCCGGCTAGACACCTCTCATGA
- a CDS encoding MazG nucleotide pyrophosphohydrolase domain-containing protein, translated as MRIRDAQELIKNRFLERDSARGLFATFTWFSEEVGELAEALLKMDHKLIEEEVADVLAWLLSIANLVNIDVEEAFVRKYVTAGISQPSQS; from the coding sequence ATGAGGATTAGGGATGCTCAGGAGCTTATTAAGAATAGGTTTTTAGAGAGGGATTCCGCCCGGGGATTGTTCGCAACCTTCACATGGTTCAGCGAGGAGGTTGGGGAGCTCGCTGAGGCCCTTCTCAAAATGGATCACAAGCTTATCGAGGAGGAGGTTGCGGATGTTCTAGCATGGCTTCTCAGTATTGCGAACCTCGTAAACATTGATGTAGAGGAAGCATTTGTGAGGAAATACGTTACTGCGGGGATTTCACAGCCTTCACAATCTTAA
- a CDS encoding ATP-binding protein has product MSSSTKPWDSGNRMILGYIIGETSHSKVTFTATEPPRVGEYVLVSYTGNGRPERLALAMVEASFIGNPLLSIEEVKPEFVSKAQAYGGEMVEYNIGRARILSWADTLAESGVVETPTYPPRPGAPVYRADADVLKKIFAREGGGRVRIGVLVNHRDVPVSVDVNAIVSRHLAILAVTGAGKSNTVGVLVDRIVNDLGGTIVLFDMHNEYGEVAGENTHFVEAKIHPARLTLHELFRLLHLDEKAHVQRRLLRQAYRSAEKTRYQKPEEFLNEIKRELEKLSEKKSNKPKVAEVLEKLEDLLDEYWEKVITSNASISLEEAVVPGKANIFKLGGVSEEVADVVVHHYLNWLLAERKEYVASSRRGEGKAKGYPVPVLTVIEEAHILLPGDRGTMTKSIAGKIAREGRKFGVGLCLVSQRPKKLDEDSLSQTNNKIILRLVEPGDQKYVQSASETLSDELLELLPSLNVGEAILLGMMTPVPALVKIDRSTRKIGGGDIVVHEEWRRHVDMVRKISEEASKYVMMPDD; this is encoded by the coding sequence ATGTCGAGCTCGACTAAGCCCTGGGATAGTGGAAACAGGATGATACTAGGCTACATCATAGGTGAAACCTCACACTCCAAGGTAACATTCACGGCAACAGAGCCCCCGAGGGTTGGGGAGTACGTCCTAGTATCGTACACGGGCAACGGCAGGCCCGAGCGGCTGGCCCTGGCAATGGTTGAAGCATCATTCATAGGCAACCCGTTGCTCTCAATAGAGGAGGTTAAGCCGGAGTTCGTGAGCAAGGCCCAGGCATACGGGGGCGAAATGGTAGAGTACAATATCGGGAGGGCCAGAATACTCAGCTGGGCCGACACGCTGGCCGAGTCAGGCGTGGTGGAAACCCCCACGTACCCGCCCAGGCCGGGCGCCCCAGTCTACAGGGCTGACGCGGATGTTTTGAAGAAGATATTCGCCAGGGAGGGCGGGGGTAGGGTGAGGATAGGGGTGCTGGTGAACCACAGGGATGTCCCGGTATCCGTGGATGTCAACGCGATAGTCTCCAGGCACCTCGCAATACTGGCTGTGACGGGTGCTGGAAAATCCAACACCGTGGGAGTCCTGGTTGACAGAATAGTCAACGATCTCGGCGGAACAATAGTCCTCTTCGACATGCACAACGAGTACGGGGAGGTAGCGGGCGAGAACACCCACTTCGTGGAGGCGAAGATTCACCCTGCACGCCTAACCCTGCACGAACTCTTCAGGCTACTCCACCTGGATGAGAAAGCCCATGTTCAGAGAAGGCTTCTCAGACAAGCATACAGGAGTGCTGAAAAAACCAGGTACCAGAAGCCTGAGGAATTCCTGAATGAGATTAAGAGAGAACTTGAAAAACTCAGTGAGAAGAAATCCAATAAGCCAAAGGTCGCCGAGGTCTTAGAAAAACTCGAGGACCTGCTCGATGAATACTGGGAGAAGGTGATAACTTCCAACGCGTCGATAAGCCTTGAGGAGGCAGTAGTCCCCGGTAAGGCGAATATTTTCAAGCTAGGCGGAGTCTCCGAGGAGGTTGCAGACGTAGTTGTACACCACTACCTCAACTGGCTTCTCGCGGAGAGGAAGGAGTATGTTGCGAGCAGCAGGAGGGGGGAGGGGAAGGCGAAGGGCTACCCCGTCCCCGTTCTCACAGTCATAGAGGAAGCCCACATACTCCTGCCGGGCGACAGGGGCACGATGACGAAGAGTATTGCCGGCAAAATCGCCAGGGAGGGGAGGAAGTTCGGGGTAGGCCTGTGCTTGGTGAGCCAGCGCCCCAAGAAGCTTGACGAAGACTCGCTAAGCCAGACGAACAACAAGATAATCCTGAGGCTTGTCGAGCCCGGGGATCAGAAGTATGTTCAAAGCGCGAGCGAAACCCTCAGCGACGAGCTACTGGAGCTACTGCCCAGCCTCAACGTTGGCGAGGCAATACTCCTGGGAATGATGACGCCTGTCCCGGCATTGGTTAAAATAGACAGGTCGACCAGGAAGATCGGGGGAGGGGACATAGTAGTCCACGAGGAGTGGAGGAGGCACGTGGACATGGTGAGAAAAATCAGCGAGGAAGCCTCAAAATACGTTATGATGCCTGACGACTAA
- a CDS encoding preprotein translocase subunit Sec61beta, which translates to MSKKSRKKEGPALLSAAGLVRFYEESDVGLKLKPHILVGIMVAFTIAIIALSKLMPIT; encoded by the coding sequence TTGAGCAAGAAGTCTAGGAAGAAGGAGGGGCCTGCATTGCTCTCTGCGGCCGGACTGGTTAGATTCTACGAGGAAAGCGATGTAGGGTTGAAGCTGAAGCCTCACATCCTCGTAGGGATAATGGTGGCTTTTACCATAGCTATCATAGCCTTGTCAAAGCTCATGCCCATTACTTGA